A genomic window from Rattus norvegicus strain BN/NHsdMcwi chromosome 9, GRCr8, whole genome shotgun sequence includes:
- the Mdh1b gene encoding putative malate dehydrogenase 1B: MAKFVIAGKANCPYYAKAELLADYLQKNLPDFRIFKITKHPDEWEEWLEDVCERNMWDHRISPIIWRELLDRGGKGLLLGGYNEFLEHAQLYYGITSSMTTELMMIIAQENMETHTEQELDKENLKDLISPLQVWITSAGSRVCCHLIPLLLSGEVFGMQAEISLTLFDQEQRRECLSNIVMETENLASPVLRTVSFCTTVKDAFLQAEVIIILDDSTDEEVYNMESCLRSRVPLCRLYGYLIEKNAHKSVKVIVGGKSFLNLKTTLLIQYAPSLASNIIAVALGLEGQAKAVLARKMKTIPSRIKDVIIWGNITGNNYVDLRKAKVYNYESAIRGPPGYYHSVLSLIFDREWITKEFVRTLKDLSSTGKQFGGILAAHSIATTLKYWYYGSPPGEIVSLGVMSEGQFGIPEGIVFSMPVKFENGTWVVLTDLEDLSLSEKIINRLTGDLIQEKLVASGDLLTFQPIEEDSDVKHGDREKLQPEQT; this comes from the exons ATGGCCAAATTTGTGATCGCCG GTAAAGCAAACTGCCCATATTATGCTAAGGCAGAACTTCTGGCAGACTATTTACAAAAGAATCTTCCTGACTTTCGGATTTTTAAGATCACGAAACATCCTGACGAGTGGGAG GAGTGGCTGGAAGATGTCTGTGAAAGGAATATGTGGGACCACAGAATCTCCCCCATTATCTGGAGAGAGTTGCTGGATCGTGGAGGCAAGGGCTTGCTTTTGGGAGGATACAATGAGTTTCTGGAACATGCCCAG CTTTACTATGGCATCACTTCCAGCATGACGACAGAGCTGATGATGATCATCGCCCAAGAAAACATGGAGACACATACAGAACAAGAGTTAGATAAAGAAAACTTGAAAGACCTCATCAGTCCCTTGCAGGTCTGGATTACCAG TGCAGGTTCTCGTGTGTGCTGCCACTTAATTCCCCTCTTGCTAAGTGGGGAAGTGTTCGGGATGCAGGCAGAGATCAGCCTGACCCTGTTTGACCAGGAGCAGAGGAGGGAATGCCTCAGTAACATAGTGATGGAAACTGAGAATCTGGCCTCCCCAGTCCTGCGCACTGTCTCCTTCTGCACGACGGTAAAGGATGCCTTCCTTCAGGCTGAAGTCATCATCATCCTGGATGACAGCACGGACGAGGAAGTGTACAACATGGAGAGCTGCCTTCGAAGCAGGGTACCACTGTGCCGCCTCTATGGTTACCTGATAGAGAAAAATGCTCACAAATCTGTCAAAGTCATCGTGGGAGGGAAAAGCTTTCTGAATCTGAAAACAACTTTGCTCATACAATATGCACCTAGCCTCGCAAGCAACATCATCGCAGTGGCTCTGGGGTTAGAAGGCCAAGCAAAAGCAGTACTGGCCCGAAAGATGAAAACAATTCCATCCA GAATCAAAGATGTGATAATTTGGGGTAATATCACTGGAAATAACTACGTTGATCTGAGGAAAGCAAAAGTTTACAACTATGAGAGTGCTATTAGGGGACCTCCTGGATATTACCACTCTGTGTTAAGCTTGATTTTTGACAG AGAGTGGATAACAAAAGAGTTTGTGAGGACGCTTAAAGACTTGAGCAGCACTGGAAAACAATTTGGAGGCATTTTGGCAGCACACAGCATAGCCACCACCCTGAAGTACTGGTACTATGGCTCACCACCTGGAGAGATCGTTTCCTTGGGTGTAATGAGTGAAG GCCAGTTCGGCATTCCTGAAGGGATTGTCTTTTCTATGCCAGTGAAATTTGAGAATGGAACTTGGGTGGTCCTTACTGATTTGGAAGACCTTTCGCTCAGCGAGAAGATAATAAACAGGCTCACAGGTGATCTGATTCAG GAGAAACTTGTTGCATCTGGAGACTTATTAACTTTTCAACCAATTGAAGAAG
- the Mdh1b gene encoding putative malate dehydrogenase 1B isoform X10: MFPEDRRYGLQSWNPLPFLFFLSTSPSSHWCLGRRNQDLEKAGKANCPYYAKAELLADYLQKNLPDFRIFKITKHPDEWEEWLEDVCERNMWDHRISPIIWRELLDRGGKGLLLGGYNEFLEHAQLYYGITSSMTTELMMIIAQENMETHTEQELDKENLKDLISPLQVWITSAGSRVCCHLIPLLLSGEVFGMQAEISLTLFDQEQRRECLSNIVMETENLASPVLRTVSFCTTVKDAFLQAEVIIILDDSTDEEVYNMESCLRSRVPLCRLYGYLIEKNAHKSVKVIVGGKSFLNLKTTLLIQYAPSLASNIIAVALGLEGQAKAVLARKMKTIPSKSG; this comes from the exons ATGTTTCCAGAAGACAGGAGGTATGGGCTTCAGAGCTGGAatcctcttccttttctgttctttctatcCACCTCCCCATCATCTCATTGGTGCCTGGGCAGAAGGAACCAGGATCTAGAGAAAGCAG GTAAAGCAAACTGCCCATATTATGCTAAGGCAGAACTTCTGGCAGACTATTTACAAAAGAATCTTCCTGACTTTCGGATTTTTAAGATCACGAAACATCCTGACGAGTGGGAG GAGTGGCTGGAAGATGTCTGTGAAAGGAATATGTGGGACCACAGAATCTCCCCCATTATCTGGAGAGAGTTGCTGGATCGTGGAGGCAAGGGCTTGCTTTTGGGAGGATACAATGAGTTTCTGGAACATGCCCAG CTTTACTATGGCATCACTTCCAGCATGACGACAGAGCTGATGATGATCATCGCCCAAGAAAACATGGAGACACATACAGAACAAGAGTTAGATAAAGAAAACTTGAAAGACCTCATCAGTCCCTTGCAGGTCTGGATTACCAG TGCAGGTTCTCGTGTGTGCTGCCACTTAATTCCCCTCTTGCTAAGTGGGGAAGTGTTCGGGATGCAGGCAGAGATCAGCCTGACCCTGTTTGACCAGGAGCAGAGGAGGGAATGCCTCAGTAACATAGTGATGGAAACTGAGAATCTGGCCTCCCCAGTCCTGCGCACTGTCTCCTTCTGCACGACGGTAAAGGATGCCTTCCTTCAGGCTGAAGTCATCATCATCCTGGATGACAGCACGGACGAGGAAGTGTACAACATGGAGAGCTGCCTTCGAAGCAGGGTACCACTGTGCCGCCTCTATGGTTACCTGATAGAGAAAAATGCTCACAAATCTGTCAAAGTCATCGTGGGAGGGAAAAGCTTTCTGAATCTGAAAACAACTTTGCTCATACAATATGCACCTAGCCTCGCAAGCAACATCATCGCAGTGGCTCTGGGGTTAGAAGGCCAAGCAAAAGCAGTACTGGCCCGAAAGATGAAAACAATTCCATCCA AGAGTGGATAA